DNA from Danio aesculapii chromosome 10, fDanAes4.1, whole genome shotgun sequence:
GCCACATAACGATCAACAGCAATTAAAACCAAATTACTAAGAGATGCAGAGAGAAGCACTGCAATGCATAATAAATAGAGTGAACAGAAAGTGTCTCCAAAGtaccaacatgtctcaatcatTCTGATGGCCTCTATAGGCATGGCGAGTCCAATAAACAGATCATTTACAGCCAGAGAGAGAATAATCATGTTGGTTGGAGTGTGAAGCTTCTTGAAAtgagagatggagatgatcaccAGCAAGTTCAGAAACACAGTCCATGCTGACAGCAATGATGCAAACAAATATGTGGTGATATATCCATGacttgagtgtttcccagtgacacATGATGAGTTGATGTCAGGAAAGCAGTATTGAGTCTCCTGATCCTCTGTCTCATAGGCCATGAGTGAGTCTCCTCCTGTTTGTAGTTTGTTCTGCTCTCCTTTCATTTATACTGTGTCATCTATTATGTACCACCCATtctgatgtaataataataataaaaaaataaaaaaacctgagcAGACCTTCAATCCTCTCaatcttgatttattttatttgacctgTTTTAAACCTAAATGGGGCATCTCTCTGTTTGTGTGCATACTCACATCAGGGTGTTTAATTATTTCTTAGGTTATATATTTTCCAGGTACATACTAAAAACATTCTGAATCACAATATTACCATCAGTTTAGCTTTTGCAATAGACAAGTCTGCTGTCTGTCATATTTTAGCAACCTGTCATAGTAACTAACGAACAATTCCTTAAAGTTCTGCAATATACATTAGAACACAATATTAAAGCTGTAGCCTACGTCACATCATAAAGGTGAACTAGCATCTGCTGATCATATTATATCTACAGATATCAGCAATGGCTGATTGACACATTTAGTTGATCTTGTTAAATAGGTTAAAAGCTGTAACCCAGATGTCATGTTTAGAGCGCTTTGACAAACATGTTTCCACTCTTAACTGCAAAATTGGAATGAATTTAAACTACTACATATGAGAGCTTTTGCTTTAAGTGCGGAAGTATTATGGCTGCCGTAGTCTAAAGCTAAATGCATTATGGGTGATGTAGTGAACAAATGTACTCACCAGAGTGTTTACCATACTGCTGCTAAAAACAAGGAAGaaatgtgtgcgtgcgtgctttTTCTCTCAAATTATTATATTCACGTCACCCTGGTGTGTTTGAATTGTACCTCAGATGAAATGGCAGTGTTGGAACAGTAGGCCTCTCTCCAGGCAGTCACATGGGTTGGTCTGCCTTTGTTTACTCAATGAAAGCATCAGtgactgcgtttacatggacatcagtaatcaaattatttgctttaattaagacaataataagattaaggtgtttagatgagttgctttttgaatgtttctttcatgattcccttttacatgttgtagcacataattagattaacgtcattgcgtcaccgcgctatccgcatttcctccggagtttcatgtaatttcgggtgtttcattattaatttgtcgactttaactgtggtggcactttcactttcattcgggcattggggcatgccccccgtgacaaacgagatattggatgcaactatgaactgctggaagaattgttttaatggaagttcatacccgcatgctgaatggaagaaaaaaaaaaactctgcatttgacgatgcaggtgtctgtggtctgcattgactcggtaggtgcaaagagtgtcgtGTGCgtggactttaaaaaaaaaaaaaaaaaaattccaaatccTCCAGAAACGCTCTTTTATTACCCCATAAAATTCCcctagaattataaggttcatATTGACTATATTTggatctgttgtgaatattaatgagcttcaCTCTTACATAcagctctcacagacacacacacagcatgatgtatgCTGAAGCTGCTTATGCATTATGCTTTTGCTGCTGTGTAATAAATCAATAGCATTTCTGAGGCTAGTCAGGCAACTTAGACAACATTGAGTGATGCGGTGCTCATTGCTCATACTAGTGGTATTGGTGTAATcgtggttattttatttaaagtgtgaAAATGAAATTTAGTAGGATTAAGTAATATAAAATGATAAGTCAGTTAAAAATATTGATGTTATAAATTGTAAATATGTGGAAAATATTAACCAATTTGGTTAGAAATGATCATTTCTAAATAAatcaacagataaaaaaaactgtattgtcATAAATAGACTATTcataactgtgcgttcacactgaaagcggttgagagcgtccaaggtcgctttggccgccctggcgacaacgatgtctgccttcagctccggcggcgagagcgtcaaaattcgcgacattgatctcgtatttaaaggagccattgcagcatatcagttacattcctgcataaaacacgctttctagcatgaaaatgttgcgcatttcttatcaaatttatttaacaatggaagatcaagttgcatgtgatgtggctttgctccacttaaatatccaatatgtgtccatatgtctaaaatattctaaagcagcaatactgttttgtattgtcgcATAAAATTCCCgcgtttttaaagataaatatatacaacattaatgcacatcagtaactcatcagtaacttatttaatgcatgttcctgtaagaaagcaatgtaaataattgaaaatccggcaACCGCAATCATCAAACCCTtaggaacaactgtggtcggaaccaaagttcacaggactgtgttctctgaactcctctcaagcggtggacttcttcattctgattgcttgccgccgaactgcgtcatagctcattaccataaagttgacttgatttcaactctcctcgacgcccacactgGCGAAGACGCGCCGCGCTGCTCTTCGCCGCTTATCGCTGCCGGCTCTCATAGAAAattaatgacttccggctactttgacgctctcataGCTTTCGATGTGAACGTACAGTAACAGTTGGGGACGTTTTAATAAAGCAGCGTTCTGAATCAGGTTTAGTACTGCTGTTTTGAAGGCCTGCTGATGGAGTCATGCGGTCTTAAAATGATAAGAACTTGAAGTTTGCTACATTTTTTTAACAGGAAGGGTATTATTTTTCTGACGTTGTGATTGTGAATCACATCCATAAATCACCGGGTCATTGCTCAGCTGATCTTCAAGCTGAACCTCATTCTCTGAGACTGAATCATTGTGAAAGTTTATCAGCTTTCCTTTATTCTGGATTTTTAGATCAGGGATTCTCAATCGgccagtccagtttaaagcagaagctggtcttttgcaatctccctgttAATATATAGTAAGTGTTATGGTAAGTAAAGTATTATagttaatagtaaataaaattatatattttttataaaatgctgataatagaaaAATAACAGAAGGCACAACAATATATatctatttgttttttatttgttaataaataaaggtttaaatgagcattttatacaaacattttagagaaaatgtcagacatgTGGGCCTTAAAAAATTGATCGGATAAAGAAGtgggccccgaagtgaaaaaggttgagaactcCCTTTTTTAGAGTAAATATCTTATTTAAACAATGGTTGAATCAAATacatattaagtaaattaaatacaaatgaatcattaacatCTTGGATCAAGCATCCTCTCTGGGCAGTATTTGTATTGACCATAGCttgtttgagtttttcttttctttctattTTCAATCTGGTAAAACACATTGTAGctcacattataaatgtatttcctCTGTTctgataatattaatacatatttaattagCATTACTGTACCCTATATGGATATGTACAACAACATATGTGTACATTTTGAAGAGGCAGGACTTATCCAATGATAATCAGaaactaaatgaaatgaatgaataaatcattctTAACCAGCACCAGGACGTGGATGCACTGTGGCGCTGTTTTTGAACATGTCAGTGTTTACGAATAGATTACGTCAAAAAGAACATGAGTAATCTTGGCgaactatacatcagtctaaagctacaaccctcaacaCTAGCTAGTTGTTTGTTATttgggaagcttataaagaatgtacttgctaaatttgtgtaaattTTACAGAAGACGCTTATTAGAAATGGTGCATATCATCCTTATAACAAGACGCACACATTCATTGCTGTACTCCACGGTTTATTTGGAACGGTAAGAGTCCTCAGAACAACATTCCATCTAACACATTTTGTCCActgacacaatagtgttgaattacaGATGGCTGTTCGCTTGTTTATGTCACCGTTTCTTCCGgagacctgttgtttacattgtCTACTATGTTACTTACACACAAATAAAGGGCATCTTGGTAGTAAATAGCAAGATGATGTCAttgtttacagtgttacaaataaaatgagaccacaaactgaataaaaagtcaaagttatagttactaaaatctaaacaaagcagttGAGTGTGTTCACATTCTGCATATGCTGTTTGTGAGCCGCTTTTAACCAGTAACTTACTTTCTAGTTTGACTGATGGAGAAATTGAAAGCAAGTAGTAACCCTTCATGGACAGGTGCTGCATAACTATAAACTGAACAGCAAACAGTTTTTATTGTAGTTAGAGTTTTAAGAATGTTAAAATAGGGCATTTATAGATATTAAACCCAAAGAAAGATTAGGTACCTCCTATCAGCTATTGATCACGTCTCTTCATTTTGTATTACAACATTAATAACTAATATCAAACATGCATTTATGTTTTATTAGTGATAgctaataataaattttaattaatgttgaGCAAAACTATTGATCAGAGAGGATGCCGGCTGAAATATTTTCAGAGTTAAAATGAGTTTAGCTGTCTTTTTAAACCAGgggtaaaataaagcataaaccaGAGGATTCAGACCTGAGTTAGCATGAACAGCCCATATTAAAACATTCATAGCTGTGGAAGAGTTTACAGTTAGAGAACAGATATAGAAAGGAATCCAGCAAAGCAGATAAACAGTCACAATGATTCCTAAAGTCAGAGCAGCTTTACTCTCAGATTTCCTCTTAAACAAACCCTCTGTTACACATATTCCACCCTTCATCAGACAGTTTATAATCTTCACTTGCTGATGAACTACATAGAAAATCCTCAAATATAAAGTGATGATCAGTGTGCAAGGAAAAATAAAACCCACAAATAGATCAATGATTGTCCAACCAAAACTCATCATGAATAAACACTGTCCATAACACACATATGTTCTGTGTGAAGTGTCAAAATAGCCATTGTTAACT
Protein-coding regions in this window:
- the LOC130236609 gene encoding trace amine-associated receptor 13c-like — protein: MAYETEDQETQYCFPNINSSCVKGKRSIDEYNIIYLFVSLLSAWTVFLNLLVIISISHFKKLHTPTNMIILSLAVTDMFVGLVMPVEAIRLIEMCWYFRDTFCKLYLIFIVLLLSASLSNLVLIAVDRYVAVCYPLLYPQKITITKTLTSISLSWVCFSAYSTALVVNNGYFDTSHRTYVCYGQCLFMMSFGWTIIDLFVGFIFPCTLIITLYLRIFYVVHQQVKIINCLMKGGICVTEGLFKRKSESKAALTLGIIVTVYLLCWIPFYICSLTVNSSTAMNVLIWAVHANSGLNPLVYALFYPWFKKTAKLILTLKIFQPASSLINSFAQH